A region from the Brachyspira pilosicoli genome encodes:
- the ydjG gene encoding aldo/keto reductase, with product MEKMKLGNTNIEISRIGLGTWAIGGGPAWGGDKDEQVCIDTIRKCPELGINLIDTAPGYNFGNSEKILGKALQKMNRKDVVIITKCGIVWERKGSLFNKVGDIQLYKNLSRESILEEIENSLKRMQTDYIDIYMTHWQAVEPYFTPISDTMKVLNELKASGKIRAIGAANVTVEHIEEYLKYGSLDIVQAKYSILDRAIEKDLIPICKENNITIQAYSPLEQGLLTGTLPRDYIPVGAQCNKKWFQKENMQKAMDMMDKWQELCKKYNCSIANLAIAWILSQGKFINLLSGANTVAEIEQNVKSIQLKLSDEDIKYMRELAESIDK from the coding sequence ATGGAAAAAATGAAACTTGGAAATACAAATATTGAAATTTCAAGAATAGGTTTAGGTACTTGGGCTATAGGAGGAGGACCTGCTTGGGGCGGGGATAAAGATGAACAAGTATGTATAGATACTATTAGAAAATGTCCTGAGCTTGGTATCAATTTAATAGACACTGCTCCTGGATATAATTTTGGAAACAGTGAAAAAATATTAGGTAAAGCATTACAAAAAATGAACCGTAAAGATGTTGTTATTATAACAAAATGCGGTATTGTATGGGAGAGAAAAGGAAGCCTTTTTAACAAAGTTGGAGATATTCAGCTTTATAAAAACTTATCAAGAGAATCTATACTTGAAGAGATAGAAAATAGTCTTAAACGTATGCAAACAGATTATATAGATATTTATATGACTCACTGGCAAGCCGTAGAACCTTATTTTACCCCTATTTCTGATACAATGAAAGTTTTAAATGAACTAAAAGCAAGCGGTAAAATAAGAGCTATAGGAGCAGCAAATGTTACTGTAGAACATATTGAAGAATATTTAAAATATGGAAGTTTAGATATAGTTCAAGCAAAATATAGTATATTAGACCGTGCTATAGAAAAAGATTTGATTCCTATATGTAAAGAAAATAATATTACTATTCAAGCATATTCTCCATTGGAACAAGGATTATTAACGGGAACTTTACCTAGAGACTATATTCCTGTTGGTGCTCAATGTAATAAAAAATGGTTCCAAAAAGAAAATATGCAAAAAGCTATGGATATGATGGATAAATGGCAGGAACTTTGTAAGAAATATAATTGTTCTATCGCTAACTTGGCAATAGCTTGGATACTATCTCAAGGAAAATTTATTAATCTATTAAGCGGAGCAAATACTGTTGCTGAAATAGAACAAAACGTTAAGTCTATACAGTTAAAATTGTCTGATGAGGATATAAAATATATGCGTGAATTGGCTGAAAGTATTGATAAATAA
- a CDS encoding dicarboxylate/amino acid:cation symporter: MKTKKHQMSIVKKMLIAVVLGIICGILFLYLREYLLSVNKEKIWIIISKILFNDISEEKGFYSIGLFYIVGQLFMRSIQLMIVPLVLSSLTIALCSMTDTNRFGKIVGKTIIIFIIFYIVGALLASCFAYFLKNLGVFSVQLPEMYEKSIITMEAYNPLVTIINIIPYNIIDSISSNNSILSVVLIAVIMGICLNKIGRESNYIKELLTGISNIVNLYMNFIINKISPIAIFCMITRSFAIYGIEYLTPTIAWMISTIIISIVLVFTIYPIGIFISTGLNPFVFIKKITKVGLFAAATNSSAATLPLNTKTCIEELGCSEEISSFILPTGMTINMNGTTVMHMMSITFIATAAGINLKPEHLVIAAFLSICTAMGTPAIPVAGTTMIFVILSGLGFTSDFCMIGYALVLAMNYPPGMAAITLNVVGDAATNVIINEKENKLDREKYYS; encoded by the coding sequence ATGAAAACAAAAAAACATCAAATGTCTATTGTAAAAAAAATGTTAATAGCTGTAGTATTGGGAATAATATGCGGTATATTATTTCTATACTTAAGAGAATATTTATTATCAGTAAATAAAGAAAAAATTTGGATAATTATAAGCAAAATATTGTTTAACGATATTTCTGAAGAGAAAGGATTTTATTCCATAGGACTCTTTTATATTGTTGGTCAATTATTTATGAGATCAATACAGTTAATGATTGTTCCATTAGTTTTATCATCTTTAACAATTGCATTATGCAGCATGACAGATACAAATAGATTTGGAAAAATTGTTGGAAAAACTATTATAATATTCATTATTTTTTATATTGTTGGAGCTTTATTGGCTAGCTGTTTTGCATATTTCCTTAAAAATTTAGGTGTTTTTTCAGTACAATTGCCTGAAATGTATGAAAAGTCTATAATAACAATGGAGGCATATAATCCGCTTGTAACAATTATAAATATAATACCATATAATATAATAGATTCTATATCCTCAAATAATAGTATACTTTCTGTTGTATTAATTGCTGTAATAATGGGGATTTGTCTCAATAAAATCGGAAGAGAATCTAACTATATTAAAGAATTATTAACTGGTATAAGTAATATAGTAAACTTATATATGAATTTTATTATTAATAAAATAAGCCCTATAGCCATCTTTTGTATGATTACAAGAAGTTTTGCTATATACGGCATAGAATATTTAACACCTACAATTGCTTGGATGATATCAACTATAATTATTAGTATAGTATTAGTATTTACAATTTATCCCATTGGCATTTTTATATCTACAGGTTTAAATCCATTTGTTTTTATTAAAAAAATTACAAAAGTAGGTTTATTTGCAGCAGCAACAAATTCATCAGCTGCCACACTTCCATTGAATACCAAAACCTGCATAGAAGAATTAGGATGCAGTGAAGAAATTAGCAGTTTTATTTTGCCAACTGGTATGACTATAAATATGAACGGTACCACAGTAATGCATATGATGTCAATAACTTTTATTGCCACAGCAGCTGGAATTAATTTAAAACCCGAACATCTTGTTATAGCTGCTTTTCTATCAATATGTACAGCTATGGGAACACCTGCTATACCAGTAGCAGGAACAACTATGATATTTGTTATATTATCTGGACTTGGATTTACTTCTGATTTTTGTATGATTGGATATGCCTTAGTGCTTGCTATGAATTATCCGCCAGGTATGGCAGCAATTACTTTAAATGTTGTAGGAGATGCTGCGACAAATGTAATTATAAATGAAAAAGAGAATAAATTAGATAGAGAAAAATATTATAGTTAA
- a CDS encoding ketose-bisphosphate aldolase, whose product MLANIKYWEEKAQKGHYAIPHFNVWNAEMLMGVIDAAEELKAPIIISFGTGFVGNTSFEDFSKMMVSMAEKASIPVITHWDHGRSMEIVKNAYEHGMNSLMRDASAFEFEENIRLTKEVVDYFHPLGIPIEAELGHVGNETVYEEALAAYKYTDPNQAAEFVERTQCDSLAVAIGNQHGVYTSEPQINFDVLEKVSKVVSVPLVLHGASGIGDEDIKKAISLGISKINIHTELCQAAMQAIVKNQDKSFLELERAVRQAVKERAMEKIILFGTDKKAV is encoded by the coding sequence ATGTTGGCTAATATAAAATATTGGGAAGAAAAAGCGCAAAAGGGACATTATGCTATACCGCATTTTAATGTGTGGAATGCAGAAATGTTGATGGGAGTAATTGATGCCGCTGAAGAGCTAAAGGCGCCAATTATAATATCATTTGGTACAGGGTTTGTTGGAAACACTTCTTTTGAAGATTTTTCTAAAATGATGGTTTCTATGGCAGAAAAAGCTTCTATACCTGTAATAACACATTGGGACCATGGGCGTAGTATGGAAATAGTAAAAAATGCCTATGAGCATGGCATGAACTCATTAATGAGAGATGCTTCTGCATTTGAATTTGAAGAAAATATACGTTTGACTAAAGAAGTTGTAGATTATTTTCATCCATTAGGAATACCAATAGAAGCAGAACTTGGTCATGTTGGAAATGAAACTGTATATGAAGAAGCATTGGCTGCATATAAATATACAGACCCTAATCAAGCTGCTGAGTTTGTAGAGAGAACGCAGTGTGATTCTTTAGCTGTTGCTATAGGAAATCAGCATGGAGTATATACATCTGAACCGCAAATTAATTTTGATGTATTAGAAAAAGTTAGTAAAGTTGTATCTGTACCTTTAGTATTACATGGTGCTTCTGGTATAGGCGATGAAGATATTAAAAAGGCTATTTCTTTGGGTATATCAAAAATTAATATACATACTGAATTATGTCAAGCAGCTATGCAGGCTATAGTAAAAAATCAAGATAAAAGTTTTTTAGAATTAGAAAGAGCTGTAAGACAAGCAGTTAAAGAAAGGGCTATGGAAAAAATTATATTATTTGGAACAGATAAAAAGGCGGTTTGA
- a CDS encoding DeoR/GlpR family DNA-binding transcription regulator, whose protein sequence is MKKRLDKIKNKIEIDKKVTVSELSKTFNVTEETIRRDLEKLEIEGFLTRTFGGAIFNNQTQKEQMSFYTRASINIEEKRKIASLFYNMIGNKKTIAADSSTTVMEAIKAIKNINGLTILSSSTEIFRELLGSKINIISIGGTFNEKTLSLQGNLAKENIKRYYMDIALISCKGLDINKGVMDSNEGDAEIKMEMIKQASEVILLADNTKFNRKALVQFLDLNKVNYIITDKKPTDEWIDFCREANINLIY, encoded by the coding sequence ATGAAAAAAAGATTAGATAAAATTAAGAATAAAATAGAAATTGATAAAAAGGTTACTGTTTCTGAATTGAGTAAAACTTTTAATGTAACAGAGGAAACAATTAGAAGGGACTTAGAAAAGTTAGAGATAGAAGGTTTTTTAACTCGTACTTTTGGAGGAGCAATATTTAATAATCAAACCCAAAAGGAACAAATGAGTTTTTATACTAGGGCTTCTATTAATATAGAAGAAAAAAGAAAAATAGCAAGTTTATTTTATAATATGATTGGAAATAAAAAAACTATAGCTGCTGATTCTAGTACTACTGTGATGGAAGCTATAAAAGCCATAAAAAACATAAATGGTTTAACTATTCTAAGTTCTTCTACTGAAATTTTTAGAGAATTATTAGGCTCTAAAATAAATATTATTTCAATAGGAGGAACATTTAATGAGAAAACTCTTTCGTTACAGGGAAATTTAGCCAAAGAAAATATAAAAAGATATTATATGGATATTGCATTAATAAGCTGTAAAGGATTGGATATCAATAAAGGTGTTATGGATTCTAATGAAGGAGATGCTGAAATAAAAATGGAAATGATCAAGCAGGCATCAGAAGTAATACTTCTTGCTGATAACACTAAATTTAATAGGAAAGCGCTGGTACAATTTTTAGATTTAAATAAGGTGAATTATATAATAACAGATAAAAAACCTACTGATGAGTGGATAGACTTTTGTAGAGAGGCAAATATAAATTTGATTTATTGA
- a CDS encoding NAD(P)-dependent alcohol dehydrogenase, with amino-acid sequence MKNTKAILKVPGTMEIRDAEYPTPKDDEVLIKVEYVGICGSDIHGFESGPFIPPKDPNQEIGLGHECAGTVVEVGQKVKNFKKGDRVCIEPGVPCGKCRFCLEGKYNICPNVDFMATQPNYRGALTNYLCHPESFVYHLPDNMSIMEGALVEPASVGIHAAMTANVKPGHKVAILGAGCIGLMTLQGCKIMGCNDIVVVDVIDKRLDMAKKLGASQTINGKGDTVSKIKEIFGELGADVVFETAGSPITAKQTQDIVMRGGKIMIVGTIPGETPINFLKINREVTIQTVFRYANRYPVTISAISSGKFDVTSMVTHQFDYKDVQKAFEDSVNCKNEIIKSVIKID; translated from the coding sequence ATGAAAAACACAAAAGCTATTTTAAAAGTTCCAGGAACTATGGAAATTAGAGATGCTGAATATCCTACTCCTAAAGATGATGAAGTTTTAATTAAAGTAGAATATGTTGGTATATGCGGTTCTGATATACATGGATTTGAATCAGGTCCTTTTATACCGCCTAAAGATCCAAATCAAGAGATAGGTTTAGGACATGAATGTGCTGGTACAGTTGTAGAGGTTGGGCAAAAAGTAAAAAACTTTAAGAAAGGCGATAGAGTATGCATTGAACCTGGAGTTCCTTGCGGAAAATGCAGATTTTGCTTAGAAGGAAAATATAATATTTGTCCGAATGTAGACTTTATGGCAACACAGCCTAATTACAGAGGAGCATTAACTAATTATCTATGCCATCCTGAGAGTTTTGTATATCATTTGCCTGATAACATGTCTATAATGGAAGGAGCTTTAGTTGAGCCTGCTTCTGTAGGTATACATGCAGCTATGACTGCAAATGTAAAACCTGGACATAAAGTTGCAATATTGGGTGCTGGTTGTATAGGTCTTATGACATTACAAGGCTGTAAAATAATGGGCTGCAATGATATTGTTGTTGTAGATGTTATAGATAAACGTCTTGATATGGCTAAAAAATTAGGTGCTTCACAAACAATTAATGGAAAAGGCGATACTGTTTCAAAAATAAAAGAAATATTTGGTGAGCTTGGTGCTGATGTAGTGTTTGAAACAGCAGGCTCCCCTATTACAGCAAAACAAACTCAAGATATAGTAATGCGTGGCGGAAAAATAATGATAGTTGGAACTATTCCAGGAGAAACTCCTATTAATTTCTTAAAAATCAACCGTGAAGTAACTATACAAACTGTATTCCGTTACGCAAACAGATATCCAGTAACCATTTCTGCTATTTCAAGCGGTAAATTTGATGTAACTTCTATGGTAACGCATCAATTTGATTATAAAGATGTACAGAAAGCATTTGAGGATTCTGTAAATTGTAAAAATGAAATAATAAAAAGTGTAATAAAAATAGATTAA
- a CDS encoding carbohydrate kinase family protein, whose amino-acid sequence MDKKLDVICLGAAIVDIILQPVSRNIFDIESYPIEKIKMTIGGDALNEATIISRLGYKTGVISCIGMDAAGNFIIESCKNDNIDIEGIKIVKEIDTSINIGLVTDNGERTFVTNRNGSLWKTNIEHINFDKMKQAKILSLASIFNNPLLDGKALVSIFKIAKENNMTICADMIRPRLGETLNDIKESLQFIDYFFPNYDEAKLLTGKSKYDDIADVLLECGIKNVIIKTGKEGCFIKNNERTIVIPAVKGIKAIDTTGAGDNFVSGFISAILKGKNLEECGIYANATAAISVQYVGATTGVHNSEQVTEILKKYEVNK is encoded by the coding sequence TTGGATAAGAAATTAGATGTTATTTGTCTTGGAGCAGCTATTGTAGATATTATTCTTCAGCCTGTTTCAAGAAATATATTTGATATAGAATCATATCCAATAGAAAAAATAAAAATGACTATTGGAGGAGATGCTTTGAATGAGGCTACCATTATCAGCAGACTTGGATATAAAACAGGAGTGATTAGCTGTATTGGAATGGATGCTGCTGGAAATTTTATTATCGAGTCTTGTAAAAATGATAATATTGATATTGAAGGAATAAAAATAGTAAAAGAGATAGATACTTCTATTAATATAGGATTGGTTACAGATAATGGCGAGAGAACTTTTGTTACTAATAGAAACGGAAGCTTGTGGAAAACAAATATTGAACATATCAATTTTGATAAAATGAAACAGGCTAAAATCCTATCACTGGCAAGCATCTTTAATAATCCATTATTAGATGGTAAAGCATTAGTTAGTATATTTAAAATAGCCAAAGAAAATAATATGACTATTTGCGCGGATATGATTAGACCTAGGTTGGGTGAGACTTTAAATGATATAAAAGAGTCTTTACAGTTTATTGATTATTTCTTCCCTAATTATGATGAAGCTAAGCTATTAACTGGAAAAAGCAAATATGATGATATAGCTGATGTGTTATTAGAATGCGGTATAAAAAATGTTATAATCAAAACTGGAAAAGAAGGCTGTTTTATCAAAAATAATGAAAGAACTATTGTAATACCTGCTGTAAAGGGAATAAAGGCAATAGATACTACTGGAGCTGGAGATAATTTTGTTTCAGGATTTATATCTGCTATTTTGAAAGGTAAAAATTTGGAGGAATGCGGTATTTATGCTAATGCCACAGCCGCAATATCTGTACAATATGTAGGTGCTACAACAGGGGTACACAATAGTGAGCAAGTAACAGAAATTTTAAAAAAATATGAGGTAAATAAATAA